DNA sequence from the Sediminibacillus dalangtanensis genome:
ACGGAGGAACCCTCGTGAAGAAACAAAACATTTTTACCGGATTTTTGTTGATCGGTATCGGCTGCTACTTTTTTCTCCAACAGTTCCAGATACCCTTTTTCACCGATTTTTATTCCTGGCCAACATTGTTAATGATTATCGGTATTGTATTTCTGTTTCATAGTTACTTTTCCAAGGAGTACAAAAATTTATTCCCGGGGACGATTCTCCTTGGATTAGGTCTCCACTTCTTCGGTTTGCGCCATTATGGTTTCTGGATTGACCATTGGGGTGTTTACCCATTGATCATTGGCATTGCATTTCTAATCCGGTTTCAAAAGACAAAAAGCGGATTGCTACCCGGTTTGTTGTTACTGGGGATTGCTTTGTTCGCTATCTATTCGATTAACAAGCCGGGCTGGTTCAACTGGATAAACGAAACGGCTTCTTTGCTGGAAAGCTTTTGGCCGCTTCTCTTGATTGCCATCGGTGGTTATCTTATTTATCGAAAAAAGTAGCATAACAAAAAGCGGAAGCCGTTTAAAACTGCTTCCGCTTTTTTTCTGTTCACATGCTTAGTTACTTCCTTAACCGATACAGTTGAGCTAATATTCCTGGATGCTTGATATCGCTTCGGCAGATTACCTCAACCAGGGTACCCCTGCCTAATCTTCCTTGCACCCTCGGTCCGCTACAAAGTAAAATTCAAAGACGCATAAGCGTATTTTTGCAACATTGGATCAACACCAGATAGGCGCAATCCATTTTGCTTGTACCCTGCCAAGCAGCTATTTTCTGAAGTCAGCTTTTCACAAAAAACTTTGTAACACTTTCCAAGCTTCTTCTTTTCCTTCTGCCGTTTCTGCTGAAAAAGGAAGGACAATATCCTCGACATCAGCCTGCAGTGTTTTAATTACTGTTTGCAGGTGTGCTGCCCGTTTGGTTTTCGAAACCTTATCCAATTTCGTAGCGACTACGATGACGGGAAGTTCGAAATGCTTCAAAAAGTCATACATCATAATATCATCTTCTGTGGGTTGATGCCTGATATCTACAATAAGAACAGCAGCCTTCAGGTTTTCCCGCTCCATGAAGTATTCTTCCATCATCTTGCCCCACTTTTCCCGTTCCTTCTTGGAAACTTTGGCATAGCCATAACCGGGCACATCCACGAAGTAAAAACTTTGATTAATTTTATAAAAATTCAATGTCTGGGTTTTCCCCGGCTTGGAGGAGGTCCTGGCAAGATTCTTCCGGTTGATCATTTTGTTGATGAAAGAAGATTTGCCGACGTTTGACCTGCCTGCCAATGCTATTTCTGGTAGCATATCGCCTGGATATTGCTTTTTTGATACTGCACTTATTACGATTTCCGCCTCAGTTACTTTCATGTTTCTCCTCCACTAACGCATGTTCCAGCACTTCATCTAAATGTTCGACAGGGATAAAGTTCAGCCCTTCTTTGACGCTCTCGGGAATGTCATCCAGATCACGTTTGTTATCAGCCGGCATAATGATCGTTGTCAAACCTGCTCGGTGGGCACTTAGTGATTTTTCCTTTAAGCCGCCGATTGGAAGCACTCTTCCCCTAAGTGTGATTTCCCCGGTCATGCCGACTTCGCGTTTCACAGCACGACCAGTCAGTGCAGAAACAAGCGCGGTTGCCATGGTAATCCCGGCTGAAGGTCCATCCTTCGGCGTTGCCCCTTCCGGCACATGAATATGAATGTCGTTATTCTCATGAAAATCGCGGTCTATTTTCAGTTCTTCAGCTCTGGATCGTATATAACTGAAAGCCGCTTGAGCTGATTCCTTCATGACATCACCCAGTTTTCCGGTCAGCGTCAATTTTCCCTTGCCCGGATATAACGTCACTTCAATCGACAGTGTATCTCCGCCAGCAGATGTATAAGCAAGCCCTGTAGCAGCACCTACTTGATTCTCCTCTTCCATTTTTCCATACCGGAAAAGCGGCTTGCCGAGCAATGACTCCAGCTGTTTATCCGTTACTACGACCCGTTTTTTATCTTCTGATACAATTATTTTTGCTGCTTTTCGGCACAAGGATGCAAGTTGCCTTTCCAGTCCCCGCACACCGGCTTCTCTTGTATAAGTGCGGATCAATTTGGTTAGTGCATCATCACGTACTTGCAGCTGTCCTTTGTTCAACCCATTTTCTTTTATTTGTTTTGGCAAGAGGTGCTCTTTGGCAATATGGAGTTTTTCCACTTCTGTATAACCTGCAATCGAAATGACTTCCATCCGGTCACGCAGCGGTCCTGGAACCGAAGCCAAATTGTTTGCCGTTGCGATGAACATTACATTGGATAAATCATATGTTTCTTCAATGAAATGATCGCTAAAATTACTGTTTTGCTCCGGGTCCAAAACTTCGAGCATGGCTGCCGAAGGATCTCCGCGGAAATCACTTGCCATTTTATCGATTTCATCCAGTAAAAAAATCGGATTGACCGTTTTTGCCTTTTTCATGCCTTGGATGATTCTGCCGGGCATCGCGCCGACATAAGTCCGGCGATGTCCGCGGATTTCCGCTTCATCCCTGACTCCGCCCAAGGAGATTCTGACAAAATTTCGATTTATTGCCCGGGCAATGGATTTTGCCAATGATGTCTTTCCTACACCGGGTGGGCCAGCCAGACACAATATCGGTCCCTTGATTGTTTTAGTAAGCTGCTGAACGGCCAAATATTCCAAAACACGCTCTTTTACTTTTTCGAGTCCGTAATGGTCTTCGTCCAATATTTTTTCAGCATGGTTGACATCTAAATTGTCCTCCGTTTTGTCCGTCCAGGGAATGGAGACCAGCCAATCGACATAATTACGGATAACCGAGCTTTCCGCAGAACTTTGCGGAA
Encoded proteins:
- a CDS encoding LiaI-LiaF-like domain-containing protein, which translates into the protein MKKQNIFTGFLLIGIGCYFFLQQFQIPFFTDFYSWPTLLMIIGIVFLFHSYFSKEYKNLFPGTILLGLGLHFFGLRHYGFWIDHWGVYPLIIGIAFLIRFQKTKSGLLPGLLLLGIALFAIYSINKPGWFNWINETASLLESFWPLLLIAIGGYLIYRKK
- the lon gene encoding endopeptidase La: MEVPSVTAENKVQIPLLPLRGLLVFPAMVLHLDVGREKSVNALEKAMMEDQSIFLAAQKESGVDEPAVNDIYRVGTMANVKQMLKLPNGTIRVLVEGLYRGEIVQFLEEDDQFVVEIQEFEEVHGDNNEEEALMRSLIEQFEQYIKISKKVSQETLATVTDIDEPGRLADIITSHLSLKLKDKQELLETENVKERLNRLISLITNEREVLDLEKKIGQRVKKSMEKTQKEYYLREQMKAIQTELGDKDGKASEVSQLKERIEASDMPERIQEIAYKELDRYEKVPQSSAESSVIRNYVDWLVSIPWTDKTEDNLDVNHAEKILDEDHYGLEKVKERVLEYLAVQQLTKTIKGPILCLAGPPGVGKTSLAKSIARAINRNFVRISLGGVRDEAEIRGHRRTYVGAMPGRIIQGMKKAKTVNPIFLLDEIDKMASDFRGDPSAAMLEVLDPEQNSNFSDHFIEETYDLSNVMFIATANNLASVPGPLRDRMEVISIAGYTEVEKLHIAKEHLLPKQIKENGLNKGQLQVRDDALTKLIRTYTREAGVRGLERQLASLCRKAAKIIVSEDKKRVVVTDKQLESLLGKPLFRYGKMEEENQVGAATGLAYTSAGGDTLSIEVTLYPGKGKLTLTGKLGDVMKESAQAAFSYIRSRAEELKIDRDFHENNDIHIHVPEGATPKDGPSAGITMATALVSALTGRAVKREVGMTGEITLRGRVLPIGGLKEKSLSAHRAGLTTIIMPADNKRDLDDIPESVKEGLNFIPVEHLDEVLEHALVEEKHESN
- the yihA gene encoding ribosome biogenesis GTP-binding protein YihA/YsxC; this translates as MKVTEAEIVISAVSKKQYPGDMLPEIALAGRSNVGKSSFINKMINRKNLARTSSKPGKTQTLNFYKINQSFYFVDVPGYGYAKVSKKEREKWGKMMEEYFMERENLKAAVLIVDIRHQPTEDDIMMYDFLKHFELPVIVVATKLDKVSKTKRAAHLQTVIKTLQADVEDIVLPFSAETAEGKEEAWKVLQSFL